In the Solibacillus sp. FSL K6-1523 genome, one interval contains:
- the cysT gene encoding sulfate ABC transporter permease subunit CysT, protein MKKKHKKKNVLPGFGLSMGITTMYVSLFILIPLSMVFIESSKLGWSEFWQVVTSERMMHAYKISFATSFGAALLNGIFGFMIAWVLVRYSFPGKRIIDGLIDLPFALPTAVAGIALTTLYAQDGWIGQYFSAIGIKVSFTPLGIMIALMFIGLPFVVRMVQPVLENLEQEVEEAASSLGATKQQIFMKVIFPEVLPALLAGFSLAFARGLGEYGSVVFIAGNMPMKTEIAPLMIMTKLEQFDYAGATAIAVVMLLVSFICLIIINLLQKWSRKHELQDE, encoded by the coding sequence ATGAAGAAAAAGCATAAAAAAAAGAACGTATTGCCTGGATTTGGTCTTTCAATGGGCATTACGACGATGTATGTTAGTTTGTTTATTTTAATCCCGTTGTCCATGGTGTTTATTGAGTCCTCAAAGCTAGGCTGGTCGGAATTTTGGCAAGTTGTTACGAGTGAACGGATGATGCATGCTTATAAAATTTCATTTGCCACATCATTTGGGGCGGCATTATTGAATGGCATATTTGGCTTTATGATTGCTTGGGTATTAGTACGCTACTCGTTCCCAGGTAAAAGAATTATTGATGGACTAATTGATTTACCTTTCGCTTTACCAACAGCAGTTGCTGGGATTGCGTTGACGACATTGTATGCACAGGATGGTTGGATTGGACAATATTTTTCAGCAATCGGCATTAAAGTTTCATTTACTCCACTTGGCATTATGATTGCCTTAATGTTTATCGGCCTACCATTTGTCGTGCGGATGGTGCAGCCGGTGCTAGAAAACTTAGAGCAAGAAGTGGAAGAAGCTGCTTCAAGCTTAGGTGCAACAAAACAGCAAATTTTTATGAAAGTTATTTTTCCGGAAGTATTACCGGCTTTGTTAGCTGGTTTTTCTCTAGCATTTGCACGAGGGCTTGGTGAATATGGTTCAGTGGTTTTTATTGCAGGGAATATGCCAATGAAAACAGAAATTGCCCCTCTTATGATTATGACAAAGCTTGAACAATTTGATTATGCAGGTGCTACAGCTATTGCGGTAGTGATGTTACTCGTTTCTTTTATTTGCTTAATCATTATTAATTTACTCCAAAAGTGGAGCAGAAAGCATGAATTGCAAGATGAATAG
- a CDS encoding sulfate ABC transporter substrate-binding protein: protein MKKRGVIRHAALIIMSFALLSACGQDSNGKNDAATNSIKLLNVSYDPTRELYQEFNKEFASYWEQKTGQEVAIRQSHGGSGSQARSVIDGLEADVATLALAYDIEAIADQQLIDQNWINRLENNSAPYTSTIVFLVRKDNPKNIEDWDDLTKKNVSVITPNPKISGGARWNYLAAWVYALEKYDGDEKKVQKFVTKIYKNVEVLDSGARGSTTTFVEKGIGDVLITWENEAFLALKELGGDELQIVSPSISILAEPSVAVVDRVVDKKGTREVAESYLQYLYTEVGQEIVAKNYFRPRSKEVMEKYKEQFPEIQLFTINDKLGSWKEVQEKHFNDGGIFDSIYE from the coding sequence ATGAAAAAAAGAGGAGTAATACGGCATGCAGCACTCATTATAATGTCCTTCGCATTATTAAGCGCTTGCGGGCAGGATTCAAATGGGAAGAACGATGCAGCTACTAATTCTATAAAATTATTGAATGTTTCTTATGACCCGACGCGAGAACTATATCAGGAGTTTAATAAAGAATTTGCTTCTTATTGGGAGCAAAAAACAGGGCAAGAGGTGGCGATTAGGCAATCGCACGGCGGTTCGGGAAGTCAGGCACGCTCTGTCATTGATGGATTAGAGGCAGATGTAGCAACGCTTGCATTAGCTTACGATATTGAAGCGATTGCTGATCAACAATTAATCGATCAAAATTGGATCAATCGATTGGAAAACAACTCGGCTCCCTACACGTCAACAATCGTATTTTTAGTACGTAAAGATAATCCAAAAAACATTGAGGATTGGGATGACTTAACGAAGAAAAATGTTTCAGTTATTACACCGAATCCTAAAATATCTGGTGGCGCACGGTGGAATTACCTAGCTGCCTGGGTATATGCACTTGAAAAATATGATGGTGATGAAAAAAAGGTACAGAAATTTGTAACGAAAATATATAAAAATGTCGAGGTGTTAGATTCTGGGGCACGTGGATCTACAACAACCTTTGTTGAAAAAGGGATTGGCGATGTTTTAATTACATGGGAGAATGAAGCATTTTTGGCTTTAAAGGAACTAGGTGGAGATGAATTACAAATTGTATCACCCTCGATTAGTATTTTAGCCGAACCATCTGTTGCAGTAGTTGATCGTGTTGTAGATAAAAAAGGTACGAGAGAAGTGGCGGAAAGTTATTTGCAGTATTTATATACAGAGGTTGGTCAGGAAATCGTAGCGAAAAACTACTTTCGTCCACGTTCCAAAGAGGTAATGGAAAAATACAAAGAGCAGTTTCCAGAAATTCAGTTATTCACAATAAACGATAAATTAGGAAGCTGGAAAGAAGTGCAAGAAAAGCATTTTAACGATGGGGGTATATTCGACTCCATTTATGAATGA
- the cysW gene encoding sulfate ABC transporter permease subunit CysW gives MNKSKPNWTKQILITVMFLYLSLFLLVPLVFIFAKAFEQGTAVYFAAITESDALSAIKLTLFVAIITVPLNTIFGVAAAWCITKFQFRGKQLLLSLIELPFAVSPVIAGLVFVLFFSPRGVLGPLLTDWGIKVIFSVPGIIIATMFVTLPFVARELIPLMQAQGSAEEEAAISLGANGWQMFFQVTLPTIKWGLLYGMILCNARAIGEYGAVSVVSGRIRGMTNTMPLHVEILYNEYQFSAAFAFASLMSLLAFLTLIVKSWIEWRTEKEHA, from the coding sequence ATGAATAAATCAAAACCAAATTGGACGAAGCAGATTTTGATTACTGTGATGTTCCTGTATTTAAGTTTATTTCTTTTAGTACCACTTGTATTCATTTTTGCGAAAGCATTCGAACAAGGAACGGCCGTTTATTTTGCGGCGATTACGGAAAGTGATGCATTATCTGCCATAAAATTAACGTTATTCGTAGCTATTATTACCGTACCACTTAATACAATTTTCGGTGTAGCGGCGGCGTGGTGTATTACGAAGTTCCAATTTAGAGGGAAGCAACTACTATTATCCCTCATTGAATTGCCGTTTGCTGTATCACCAGTTATTGCTGGTTTAGTTTTTGTATTGTTCTTTAGCCCGCGAGGTGTACTCGGCCCGCTACTTACCGATTGGGGAATTAAAGTTATTTTTTCTGTACCTGGAATTATTATTGCAACGATGTTTGTCACATTACCATTTGTGGCACGTGAGTTAATACCTTTGATGCAGGCGCAGGGAAGTGCAGAAGAAGAGGCAGCTATTTCTCTCGGGGCAAATGGATGGCAAATGTTTTTTCAAGTAACGCTACCAACAATAAAATGGGGGCTACTGTACGGCATGATTTTATGTAACGCCCGAGCAATTGGAGAATATGGAGCTGTGTCAGTTGTTTCTGGCCGAATTAGAGGAATGACAAACACAATGCCGTTACATGTAGAAATACTTTATAACGAATATCAATTTTCTGCTGCGTTTGCGTTTGCTTCATTAATGTCATTGCTAGCATTCCTTACGCTAATTGTAAAGTCTTGGATTGAATGGCGAACTGAAAAAGAACATGCATAG